A single Lolium perenne isolate Kyuss_39 chromosome 6, Kyuss_2.0, whole genome shotgun sequence DNA region contains:
- the LOC139832391 gene encoding uncharacterized protein: MNPTSGQGGLLGVRPTVVIPQQQLQDLAANSHAPLQLLQQAHGGLAVESDVPTKRQRINDLSVGSDVTVLLQLQDNLAVAGESVLSKEESFESLEEIKEVLVIDVIVLVALIKMADYDETFCAGDAPFYLSSILFDMSSLVGIPPPVIQGRQLYKEHDTEAWLIKTFIPGSDDDLDDPGMTYSDIYPGWENSVEIAIQGAIARIRHKFHRKIPPTSPYYQFGERAGDGTPLRRMGARNESVCRNYMIEREFVSANTEMLLRRQTTLVTEARETLQYANARNMQMEAALLAIDDKRLALEERIALLEDPVKLEEKITISDNWAKAVQKTITLMLENRAIETKEHDELKKENDTLKMENKLLKETIEELSAGKEEEDPQERLMFNSDGEVEPVAEEKKKKKKRKTSQESYPLACYGAIKRPKFSSATEPIVADDWLRSVNKDLVTCECTEAEKIRFTAHLLEGPAAMWWETYQLTHPIDGLDWETFKEGFRTAHISSGIMNLKRDEFRSLRQGGRTLKEYMDDFCTLARYAPEDVDTDAKRKEKFLNGLKGELKIPLSVAYAPSYQSLLDQAITLDNNIKKEENRKRKFGNKGHTEPFHKKHHSSDGNGSHSSHRHNSHFNKGNGNNFNGHKFNGGSRGNHSNGNHRGNNGRHNGNNGQHRHNPRDLSTVTCYKCKKPGHYSSDCPENKSAEATKPNTFQKGQANHLNVEEVMNEPDAVMGMFPLNSFTALVLFDTGASHSFISRAFVNKNGLPTETIGKTIKVSSPGGEMIVNSGCRSLVLEIGPYKFVAHLVILESQGLDVILGMDWMTTYRGVIDCVSKSITLTTPEGKRIRFKSRLDFGEIRLENLKGVSLDQVHIVKEYPDVFPEELPGMPPDRDVEFLIELLPGTGPIAKRPYPMSTDELKELKKQLKEQLGKEHDIPKTAFVTRYGSYEYTVMPFGLTNAPSYFMNMMNKVFMEFLDKFVVVFIDDILIYSKSEEEHEKHLRLILEKLREHQLYAKFSKCEFWLSEVGFLGHIISKEGIAVDPSKVAAVTEWEPPKNVGEIRSFLGLAGYYRRFIENFSKIAKPMTELLKKEKKFAWTDACEASFRELKKRLVSAPILCLPDLEKEFQVYCDASHQGLGSVLMQEGKVAAYASRQLKKHEVNYPTHDIELALVVHALKTWRHYLMGKRCEVYTDHKSLKYIFTQKELNMRQRRWLELIKDYDLSLQYHPGKANVVADALSRKSYLNWLSTEDLPEDLCQALKDLSLEVVPEGFVASLIVQPTLMDKIKETQKGDEDIEKIKGNLKEDKAKGFSEDEQDRLTKVAHFVPVKTTYTSAKLADIYMKRIIGVQDTRFHPQTDGQTERVNQILEDMLRACVIDYGTSWDDSLPYAEFSYNNSYQASIEMSPFEALYGRKCTTPLLWSGVGERTFFGPDIIQEAEEKVRLIKDRLKVAQSCMKSYADNKRRDVSYEIGDRVYLRVSPLRGVKRFGIKGKLAPRFIGPFKILSRKGEVAYEIELPEILSVVHNVFHVSQLKKCHPEMSETPLKDTVPLEEVQLESDLTFTLK; encoded by the exons AGTTTGGAGGAGATCAAGGAGGTGCTTGTGATTGATGTGATTGTGCtggttgctttgatcaag ATGGCCGACTACGACGAGACGTTTTGTGCCGGAGACGcacctttctacctcagcagcatACTGTTTGATATGTCATCACTAGTTGGGATACCACCTCCGGTCATCCAGGGCAGACAGCTGTACAAGGAACATGACACAGAGGCTTGGTTGATCAAGACCTTTATTCCAGGAAGTGATGATGACCTTGATGACCCGGGCATGACATATTCTGACATCTACCCTGGTTGGGAGAATTCTGTGGAGATCGCCATCCAGGGCGCCATCGCCCGCATCCGCCACAAGTTCCATCGTAAGATTCCCCCGACGTCGCCTTACTATCAGTTCGGTGAGCGTGCAGGAGATGGTACCCCACTCCGCCGCATGGGTGCTCGGAATGAATCGGTTTGTCGCAACTATATGATCGAGAGGGAGTTTGTGTCCGCTAACACCGAGATGCTGCTGAGAAGGCAAACCACCTTGGTGACTGAAGCCAGGGAGACGCTCCAATATGCCAACGCCAGAAATATGCAGATGGAAGCAGCGCTATTGGCCATAGATGACAAGAGACTGGCGCTAGAAGAGCGCATCGCCCTTCTGGAGGATCCAGTGAAGCTGGAAGAGAAGATAACCATTAGCGACAACTGGGCGAAGGCAGTCCAGAAGACAATAACGCTGATGCTGGAGAACAGGGCCATTGAAACTAAGGAGCATGATGAGCTGAAGAAGGAGAATGATACTTTGAAGATGGAGAACAAGCTTCTGAAGGAAACAATTGAAGAACTCTCGGCTGGGAAAGAGGAAGAagatcctcaagagaggctaATGTTTAACTCTGATGGTGAAGTAGAACCAGTtgcggaagagaagaagaagaagaagaagaggaagaccagCCAGGAGTCCTACCCCTTAGCATGCTATGGAGCGATCAAGAGAC CTAAGTTCTCCAGTGCCACTGAACCTATTGTAGCTGATGACTGGCTGCGCTCTGTCAACAAGGACTTAGTCACCTGTGAGTGCACGGAGGCTGAGAAGATTAGGTTCACCGCTCACTTACTGGAAGGACCTGCTGCGATGTGGTGGGAGACTTATCAACTTACCCATCCAATAGATGGCTTAGACTGGGAAACATTCAAGGAGGGATTCCGTACTGCCCACATCTCCTCGGGCATTATGAATCTCAAGAGAGATGAATTCCGCAGTCTGAGACAGGGAGGGAGAACCCTGAAGGAATACATGGATGATTTCTGTACCTtggcgaggtatgcccctgaggaCGTCGACACTGATgctaagaggaaggagaagttccTCAATGGACTTAAGGGTGAACTGAAGATTCCATTGTCGGTAGCTTACGCACCCAGTTACCAGTCCCTACTTGATCAAGCCATCACCCTGGACAACAATATCAAGAAGGAGGAGAACCGCAAGAGGAAGTTTGGCAATAAGGGTCACACTGAGCCATTCCACAAGAAGCACCATTCTTCTGATGGGAATGGAAGTCATAGCTCACACAGGCATAATAGTCATTTCAACAAGGGGAATGGCAATAATTTCAATGGTCACAAGTTCAATGGAGGATCCAGGGGAAATCATTCCAATGGGAACCACAGAGGAAACAATGGCCGTCACAATGGGAATAATGGCCAACACCGACACAATCCAAGAGACTTGTCCACTGTCACATGCTACAAGTGTAAGAAGCCTGGACACTATTCTTCTGACTGTCCGGAGAATAAGTCAGCTGAAGCTACCAAACCCAATACCTTCCAGAAGGGACAGGCGAACCACCTCAACGTGGAGGAAGTGATGAATGAACCTGACGCTGTGATGGGTATGTTTCCACTCAACTCATTTACAGCATTGGTTTTATTTGATACTggtgcatcgcattcattcatatcaAGAGCTTTTGTGAATAAAAATGGATTACCCACCGAAACAATAggaaaaactattaaagtaagttCCCCTGGTGGAGAGATGATAGTCAATTCGGGATGCCGAAGTTTGGTGTTAGAAATTGGCCCCTATAAGTTCGTCGCCCACTTAGTAATCCTAGAATCACAAGGATTGGATGTTAttttgggaatggactggatgacaACCTATAGAGGAGTCATAGATTGTGTGAGTAAATCAATCACTCTCACAACCCCCGAGGGAAAACGAATTAGGTTCAAATCCCGATTGGACTTTGGAGAAATAAGGCTGGAAaatcttaagggggttagcctAGACCAGGTACACATAGTCAAGGAATACCCTGATGTCTTTCCGGAGGAGTTACCCGGAATGCCTCCAGATAGAGATGTGGAGTTTCTTATAGAATTGCTTCCGGGCACAGGCCCTATAGCAAAGAGACCTTACCCTATGTCTACTGATGAGTTGAAGGAGCTCAAGAAACAGCTGAAGGAGCAGTTAGGAAAAG AACATGACATTCCCAAGACAGCCTTTGTCACTAGATATGGTTCATATGAGTATACGGTGATGCCTTTCGGCTTAACCAATGCTCCCTCATACTTCATGAATATGATGAACAAAGTGTTCATGGAATTCCTTGACAAGTTTGTCGTAGTCTTCATTGACGACATACTTATCTATTCCAAGAGcgaagaggaacatgagaaacacctCCGCCTAATATTGGAGAAACTccgagaacatcagctatatgccaaGTTTAGTAAATGCGAATTTTGGCTCAGTGAAGTAGGATTTCTCGGACACATCATATCCAAGGAAGGGATTGCTGTTGATCCATCCAAGGTAGCAGCTGTGACAGAATGGGAACCACCCAAGAACGTTGGTGAAATTCGTAGCTTTTTGGGATTGGCAGGATACTATAGGAGGTTcattgagaatttctccaagattgcgaAACCAATGACTGAGTTgctgaagaaagagaagaagtttGCTTGGACTGATGCATGTGAAGCCAGTTTTCGGGAATTGAAGAAGAGATTAGTGTCTGCACCAATTCTGTGTTTACCAGATCTGGAGAAGGAGTTCCAAGTATACTGTGACGCATCTCATCAAGGGCTTGGAAGTGTGTTGATGCAGGAAGGCAAGGTAGCAGCTTATGCTTCAAGGCAACTCAAGAAACATGAAGTCAATTATCCCACACACGACATAGAGTTAGCTTTAGTTGTGCATGCACTGAAGACCTGGAGACACTATTTGATGGGGAAACGATGTGAAGTGTACACCGACCATAAGAGTTTGAAgtacatcttcacccagaaggaattgaacatgagacaaagaagatggttggaactcatcaaGGATTACGATCTGAGTTTGCAATACCACCCCGGTAAAGCAAACGTAGTGGCAGATGCCCTAAGTCGTAAGTCTTATCTGAATTGGCTATCGACAGAGGATCTACCTGAAGATCTGTGCCAGGCATTGAAGGACCTTAGTTTGGAAGTAGTACCAGAAGGATTTGTAGCATCCTTAATAGTACAACCTACGTTGATGGATAAGATAAAAGAAACCCAGAAGGGAGACGAAGATATAGAGAAGATAAAAGGAAACTTGAAGGAGGATAAAGCAAAAGGTTTTAGTGAAGATGAGCAGG ATCGTTTGACCAAGGTAGCTCACTTCGTGCCTGTGAAGACCACTTACACCAGCGCTAAGTTAGCAGATATCTATATGAAGAGGATA ATTGGAGTTCAAGATACAAGATTTCACcctcagacagatggacagactgagagagtgaaTCAGATCCTGGAGGATATGCTGAGAGCTTGTGTTATAGACTATGGAACTAGTTGGGATGACAGTTTACCGTATGCGgagttctcctacaacaatagctaccaagccagcatAGAGATGTCCCCATTTGAAGCCCTATATGGGAGAAAGTGTACCACGCCCCTGCTATGGAGTGGAGTAGGAGAAAGGActttctttggaccagatattatcCAGGAAGCCGAAGAAAAGGTTAGACTGATCAAGGATAGATTAAAGGTGGCACAGTCCTGCATGAAGAGCTATGCCGACAACAAGCGTAGAGATGTCTCATATGAAATAGGCGATAGAGTTTATCTCAGAGTGTCACCCCTTCGAGGAGTCAAGAGATTTGGAATCAAGGGAAAGTTAGCCCCAAGATTCATCGGACCGTTCAAGATCTTATCTCGCAAAGGAGAAGTAGCTTATGAGATTGAATTGCCAGAGATTCTTTCAGTAGTTCATAACGTGTTCCATGTCAGTCAGTTGAAGAAATGTCACCCTGAGATGTCAGAAACGCCATTGAAGGATACAGTACCGCTCGAGGAAGTTCAACTGGAAAGTGACTTGAC gttcacgctcaagtga